Below is a window of Pelagicoccus albus DNA.
TATTTTTCCTCGTTCTGGAATCTTCGTTTTTCCGGTGTACGATGCCCATCCTCTTTCACAAATCTCGTATGCAAGGACGCTCTCGTCTTCTGGCTTTCTTCCGAATATAGAGAGCATCCCTTCAGTTTCCAGTTTGGAGAGGAGATTGAATTCAGGGTCAGTCATTTCTTTTTGGTCCAACGTGAAAGCCATACGCGGAAGTCAGCGCGGAGCGCTGGCTGGAGTTGTATGGGCTGACTGGTTGGATATCATTTTGTTATTCCCAAAAGTCTTTTAGCCTCAGGGATATTTTCTTTGATTGCTTTCATTTTTAAGGGGAGTAGATACGTTCGAATCCCTCTCTTTAGGGTGAACCAATTCCTGTCGATTCCACTGTCGTGTCTAGCTGGGTTGAAGAGATTGATGTATCTTACATCAAATTCGAAGTCGTCGAATGACAGAGTTTGAATGCTGGTTAGTCCGAGGATGGAGGATTCGATTACTACAGTCTTATTCCATTTGTTCCATTTGAGCGATTTGCGTCTACTTGTGAGGACTAGACAATATATAGCGGTTGGAATTAAGTAGGGCGCCAACTCTTTGAACGATTCTGGGCGAGAAGAAAAGGGAAGTGCTAGAAGTGCAAACAAGCATAATGACGCACAGAACAACCAAAAGTAAGGATGTCTTGTGCGAAACACGACCTCTTGGCGACTAATGTCTCCTTCGGTGAATAACTCTCTTACAATTCTTATCATCCAACGTCAAGTGGAGGCGATGGCTGTGGAGCGGAGCGTAACAGGCATTGCCTCACACGCCTTGTTCGACCTAGTTTTGTATCTCAATTTCAATGTCAGTGATGGTGAGTTTGGTGCTTACATCCGGAGATTTCTCAAAAATGTAAGACTTGAAATCTTGGGTCGGGAACATCGATGCTATCGTCTCTTTCTTTGATTCGTAGAACTCTTCAATTCTTTGAATAATTCTTTCCTTCAAGATCGGGAAGTCGGCTCCGCCTACGTAACGATGAAGGTTAACTTTGTGTGAGACCGTGATCGTCAATATCCATGATCTCTTCCCTGTAGAAGATAGCTCCATATCGAAACTATCGTGGATACTCGACTTTGCTTTTTCTATCGCTAGTGAAAGACTGTCATCGGTGTTCATCGTCGCTAGATCGATCGCGCACGCTCGATCCCACTCGAGCTCAATCCCGTTTCTTTTTGCATCAATAAGCTCGTCAACTAATCCGAACGGGTCTCCGCCACATAGATGGTGAGCTTCTAGTTGGGTCAGGCTCACGCCCATTCCGTGAGTTTCGGACTTCTTGAAAAGACGTATGAGCTTCGAAGCTGGACAACCTCGAATGCTCATCGCGAATCGTTCCTTTAGGAATAGGCTCATTTATTTTCTTCGTCGAACGCTAAGCTGATACGCGAGGGCTCGGAAACCGTCGTGAAAGAGTAGGGTAAGATACGTCCTTGCTGCGTCCACAACTCGGGCGCTTGGCCCGAGTTGTATCGAGCGACTTGTTCGACCTTACTTTCATTCTTTCCCTAGTATTCATAATTCGGTGTAGGATCTAATTCTTTCATTCTTCGATAGGAGAAATAAAAGGCTCCATAGATGTTCATCGCTAGTAGCCAAAATAGTGGCATAATTCTATCTCCTAAATCTTTTCCTTCTTTCCATCTCCAAACAAACTCATTGATCCACAGAAAG
It encodes the following:
- a CDS encoding flotillin-like FloA family protein, which gives rise to MSLFLKERFAMSIRGCPASKLIRLFKKSETHGMGVSLTQLEAHHLCGGDPFGLVDELIDAKRNGIELEWDRACAIDLATMNTDDSLSLAIEKAKSSIHDSFDMELSSTGKRSWILTITVSHKVNLHRYVGGADFPILKERIIQRIEEFYESKKETIASMFPTQDFKSYIFEKSPDVSTKLTITDIEIEIQN